One Armatimonadia bacterium DNA window includes the following coding sequences:
- the ybeY gene encoding rRNA maturation RNase YbeY, translated as MIEVEIRDLQDEPLPVDLLRRTVQETAAEVASALPDRVSLVFVDDEQIHEINRRYRHIDRPTDVISFEAEEEEEGETAGEIIVSVPTALRQATAAGHDLHTELAWLVSHGLLHVTGMEDETQEQLDEMLIKQRRVLARLGLGANQ; from the coding sequence GTGATAGAGGTGGAGATCCGCGACCTGCAGGATGAGCCCCTTCCTGTGGACCTGCTCCGGCGGACGGTGCAGGAAACCGCAGCGGAGGTCGCGTCGGCCCTCCCGGACCGGGTGAGTCTGGTCTTCGTGGACGACGAGCAGATCCATGAGATCAACCGTCGCTATCGGCATATCGACCGCCCAACCGATGTGATCTCCTTCGAGGCGGAAGAGGAGGAAGAGGGGGAGACGGCCGGGGAGATCATCGTCTCCGTTCCCACTGCGCTGCGCCAGGCCACAGCAGCCGGACACGATCTGCACACTGAGCTGGCATGGCTGGTATCACACGGGCTGCTGCACGTCACCGGTATGGAGGACGAGACGCAGGAGCAGCTCGACGAGATGCTGATCAAGCAGCGGCGGGTGCTGGCCCGGCTGGGTCTTGGGGCGAACCAATGA